A part of Rhopalosiphum maidis isolate BTI-1 chromosome 3, ASM367621v3, whole genome shotgun sequence genomic DNA contains:
- the LOC113558920 gene encoding retinal rod rhodopsin-sensitive cGMP 3',5'-cyclic phosphodiesterase subunit delta-like — MQLKPEHVPTGFRINWMSLMDDDTGVMLWHTNHDYAKLDIKYEAVIPKKALDCRTVTRTIGFTSTHRIDHLKLKHKEFLLGRCVEEWDSEFGTVLANLNETWETTFIPKRGITSSTANILSGNLLVETSFYDADKLIATINILMFYE; from the exons ATGCAACTAAAACCCGAGCACGTTCCGACCGGATTCCGCAT TAACTGGATGAGTTTGATGGACGACGATACGGGAGTGATGTTGTGGCACACCAATCACGATTA cgCGAAGCTCGATATAAAATACGAAGCTGTAATTCCTAAAAAAGCATTGGATTGCAGAACTGTGACCAGGACTATAGGCTTCACGTCCACGCATCGAATAGATCATCTCAAGTTAAAACACAAGGAGTTTTTACTG ggtCGTTGTGTTGAAGAGTGGGATTCGGAATTCGGTACTGTTTTAGCCAATTTAAATGAAACTTGGGAAACTACTTTTATACCGAAACGGGGAATTACATCGTCTACtgcaaatattttaag tggtAATTTGTTGGTAGAAACAAGCTTCTATGATGCTGATAAATTGATAGCGacaataaatatcttaatgttttatgaataa